In Alteromonas macleodii, the sequence ATTCAGTTATTAGTTCGGCGCGTGAAGTGCCAAATTTTGCCTGCTTATATATTATAATGGAAAATGTAGGGAAAAAGGGTAAAGCACAGCAAAAGTAGCAGTATTTTACCCGATAGCTGGCCCAAGTTATAGCCATTCGTAAAGATAAATTGAGGTGGTAAGGTTCTCAATCAGCTATAAAGGGAGGGGACAAAAAAGTAGCTGTCCGTTAGACTCAAGCGCACTGAGAACATCATTGGATTCTAAGCTTAAAATCCTTAAAAGGGTTTTCACGTTAATATCTTGCAGTAACGTATAAACATCCTGATTAAATAAGCATGCTTTCGCAAGTGAAAAGCTCAACATTAAGACTGCCTGTTCTTTCTGAATCGATTTTGGAACTTCGGTGCTCGCTTTTCCACATTGATGTATTACCGCGCGCCAGGTAGAACTCTGGTGCCAACTACCAGCGAGTTCCGACGCTATTGCTAGCCAAGGCGTATCGGACTTCACTTTAAACGCGTTATTAATAGATACGATATTGTCGAGGCGAACAGGCAAGGATTTAGATACTTTGAAACCTGGGAGTGTGAATAGGGGAGTGCAAATAAATGTCATCGTTAAGGCTGCCGACTGCGGCGTAAACTTCGAATCTACAATTTGTGCAAAGTAGCTAGAAAATGAGCACGCTAGTAAGGTTACTTGCTTACACATTCCCATAAGTGGAAATTGATTTTGCGTAAGCCGCTCTAAAAGAGCGAACTGAATAAGCATGTCGCCCACTCGTTCTATACCGTAGGTTAATACAGCCTGTTTTATGCTTTTTACTGGCAGTTGTAACCTGTTGTCTTGACTCGCAGTGAGCATCAAAAAATGATTAAAAGTGGGGACTTTTTCAATTTTTTCACACAGCTGTTCAATCACCACATCTTGCTTTTGCAATTCGTCGATAATGGTAATAAGCGCTTTTGGGGGATGTTGAATAGCGAATGTTGAAGGCAGGTACGGAGTGCCGCCCTGATTCGCTCTGGCATTGGCGGTGTCTGTATACAGTGCTATAAAGTGCTCAAAGGGTAATGATAAAAGCACCGGAGCTTGAATAGCCGATAAAGGAAGCCATTTACCATCTTCGTCATCCTTGCTGAGCGTAAATACATAACCATGATTTTGCTGCATATCTACCAACGCGCCAGGCACACCATTAGCAAAAACTTTTGCTCCAGGAAGCAAACCTTCGAATAGCTGAATAAGCGGTGCGATATGATGGCGATGATAGGCAGGTAGGCGACAGGCTATGTGGGTAAATACCGTTTGGTAATCGTTTTTTTTCGCATTTGTTGCGAAAACGCCAGAGAGAAGGCTAAGTCTTTGCGCTAGGTTTAGTCGGTTATCTGCAATAAAGTTAATGTATTTTCCCGTCTGAAAGGCTTTTTGCAATTTTACCGTATCTTGCCAAATGGCCAGATTGTGTTTACGCAAAAAGCGAATGACTTCAGGAATGCTATCTCGTGGTGTTTTAGCGCTTGATAGCCAAAAGGTGGCAAGTAGAGACGCGAGAACGTGCTGTAGGTAATGGTCGTTAAATCGACAGAGCTTGCCAAACAGTGCCAATAGCAAAAGTTGTTGCGTGTCTTTAGGTAAGTCGTTATCGATGTGAAGCGTGGCCGCAGCTAGGGCTGGGTTTGCATTAACTAACGTCAATATCCGTTTTGCGTTTTTTAACCAATGATTAATACGCTGCTCGACTGATAACTCAGCTTCGCCTATATGAATAAGGCGTTTAAGTGTGGAAATGATGCCGGTCACTCCCCATCCTTTTAACTTTTTTGATAGCTAGAGTAAGCCCCTTCACCCCAAGCTATAAGCTTATCGTTTTCGAACAGTAAAGGCGTACACTCATCTTGTGTTGTTAATCCGTCTGCACGTACATGCTGGGTTCTAAAAAACATAACCTGAATCGCTGTAGAACCTTGCCTTTTAGCTTCTGTGATGTCTGGAGAGCCAAGCAAAGCAAGCACCTCTTCTCGTGTACTGCCCAACTTCAGCTTAGTAATTTGAACGCGGTTGTACTCTTCACGGTCTTTCCAATCCATATTTTCAGGTTTATCAGGGTAAAAGGCGATGACCATAAAAACAAACACCGCGTATAACGCGACGCCAGCTAAAATTAGACGAATAACCTTGGTATTCATGACCGTTACTTCTCGTTTTCTGTACTCAAATGTTAGTGAGGGACATCAGTGCCCAAAAGCATGACCATTTAACAAGGTAAACTTGCAGCTCGTAACATTTTTCTGTTT encodes:
- a CDS encoding histidine kinase translates to MTGIISTLKRLIHIGEAELSVEQRINHWLKNAKRILTLVNANPALAAATLHIDNDLPKDTQQLLLLALFGKLCRFNDHYLQHVLASLLATFWLSSAKTPRDSIPEVIRFLRKHNLAIWQDTVKLQKAFQTGKYINFIADNRLNLAQRLSLLSGVFATNAKKNDYQTVFTHIACRLPAYHRHHIAPLIQLFEGLLPGAKVFANGVPGALVDMQQNHGYVFTLSKDDEDGKWLPLSAIQAPVLLSLPFEHFIALYTDTANARANQGGTPYLPSTFAIQHPPKALITIIDELQKQDVVIEQLCEKIEKVPTFNHFLMLTASQDNRLQLPVKSIKQAVLTYGIERVGDMLIQFALLERLTQNQFPLMGMCKQVTLLACSFSSYFAQIVDSKFTPQSAALTMTFICTPLFTLPGFKVSKSLPVRLDNIVSINNAFKVKSDTPWLAIASELAGSWHQSSTWRAVIHQCGKASTEVPKSIQKEQAVLMLSFSLAKACLFNQDVYTLLQDINVKTLLRILSLESNDVLSALESNGQLLFCPLPL
- a CDS encoding DUF3192 domain-containing protein; the protein is MNTKVIRLILAGVALYAVFVFMVIAFYPDKPENMDWKDREEYNRVQITKLKLGSTREEVLALLGSPDITEAKRQGSTAIQVMFFRTQHVRADGLTTQDECTPLLFENDKLIAWGEGAYSSYQKS